Proteins from a genomic interval of Papaver somniferum cultivar HN1 chromosome 4, ASM357369v1, whole genome shotgun sequence:
- the LOC113271850 gene encoding transcription initiation factor IIA subunit 1-like, giving the protein MLGKTWFLVLFFLVEKWRANAGGSLLPEGLTDLVIFCTSDFTTVSKKVYVRTRRLKFVGLENMWNPVYAHVIGDVVGKLRENFVNQGVDDVVLDHRQEQWELKLMTQPEVIPLQPDGKPDHRAPAVVPAPSVYEASTSGANYVQEQYPATNQRPSLGVDLNVAAYEDSIMPPGKRPKQLDSPQQDGSSDPVNNLNLGNPEGEEDYEPDLNEDDDLLDQEEEDEERNINQLILAQYVKKVDTPKSSNKWRFKCTLKDGILQFNGRDILFSEAKGDFDY; this is encoded by the exons ATGTTGGGCAAAACatggtttttagttttgttttttctgGTGGAAAAGTGGAGAGCTAATGCAGGAGGAAGCCTTCTTCCTGAAGGTCTGACTGACCTTGTGATATTTTGTACAAGTGACTTCACCACTGTTTCCAAGAAGGTTTACGTCAGAACTCGTAGACTGAAGTTTGTAGGTCTTGAG AATATGTGGAATCCAGTTTATGCTCATGTAATTGGTGATGTTGTTGGTAAATTGAGAGAAAATTTTGTGAACCAAGGGGTTGATGATGTTGTTCTCGATCATCGTCAAGAGCAGTGGGAGTTAAAACTGATGACGCAACCAGAGGTTATACCACTTCAACCTGACGGTAAACCTGATCATAGAGCTCCTGCTGTTGTTCCAGCACCCTCTGTATATGAAGCCAGTACTAGTGGTGCTAATTACGTGCAAGAACAATATCCTGCGACAAATCAGAGGCCGTCTCTTGGTGTTGATCTCAATGTTGCTGCATATGAGGATTCCATAATGCCTCCAGGGAAAAGGCCAAAGCAGCTTGATTCTCCGCAGCAAGATGGCTCTTCGGATCCTGTTAACAACCTCAACCTAGGAAATCCAGAAGGAGAAGAAGATTATGAGCCAGATttgaatgaagatgatgatcttCTGGACcaggaagaagaggatgaagagagAAACATAAATCAGTTGATATTGGCACAATATGTAAAAAAGGTAGATACACCCAAGAGCAGCAATAAATGGAGATTCAAGTGTACTCTCAAGGACGGCATACTCCAGTTTAACGGAAGAGATATCCTGTTCTCCGAGGCGAAAGGAGATTTTGATTATTGA